The following are encoded together in the Glycine soja cultivar W05 chromosome 5, ASM419377v2, whole genome shotgun sequence genome:
- the LOC114413188 gene encoding 26S proteasome non-ATPase regulatory subunit 12 homolog A, whose amino-acid sequence MANTGNLDAAIEQLLNVEKQMRLAGDVAGTRKAATDILQLCFDARAWKTLNDQIVVLSKRRGQLKQAVTAMVQQAMQYIDETPDIETRIELIKTLNSVSAGKIYVEIERARLIKKLAKIKEEQGLIAEAADLMQEIAVETFGAMAKTEKIAFILEQVRLCLDRQDYVRAQILSRKISPRVFDADLSKEKKKPKEGDNVVEEAPADIPSLLELKQIYYELMIRYYSHNNDYLEICRCYKAIYEIPSVKEDPAKWIPILRKICWYLVLAPYDPMQSSLLNSTLEDKNISEIPNFKLLLKQLVTMEVIQWTTLWDTYKSDFENEKASGKSLGEKAAEDLRQRIIEHNILVVSKYYARITLKRLAELLCLSIQDAEKHLSDMVVSKALVAKIDRPMGIVCFQTAKDSNEILNSWAANLEKLLDLVEKSCHQIHKETMVHKAALKV is encoded by the exons ATG gcaAATACGGGAAATTTAGACGCGGCGATAGAGCAATTGCTGAACGTGGAGAAGCAGATGAGGCTCGCCGGTGACGTGGCAGGTACCAGAAAGGCGGCTACCGATATTTTGCAGCTCTGCTTCGATGCACGAGCCTGGAAAACCCTCAATGACCAGATTGTCGTTTTGTCAAAACGACGTGGCCAGCTCAAACAG GCCGTAACAGCTATGGTGCAACAAGCTATGCAATATATTGATGAGACACCAGATATCGAAACTCGCATAGAACTCATCAAAACGTTGAACAGTGTGTCTGCAGGGAAG atatACGTGGAAATTGAGAGAGCTAGATTGATCAAGAAACTTGCAAAGATTAAGGAAGAACAAGGGCTTATAGCTGAAGCTGCTGATTTGATGCAAGAAATTGCG GTGGAAACTTTTGGTGCCATGGCCAAGACTGAGAAAATTGCATTCATTCTCGAACAA GTCCGTTTGTGTCTAGATCGCCAGGATTATGTTCGTGCACAAATACTCTCAAGAAAGATTAGCCCAAGAGTATTTGATGCCGATTTAtctaaggaaaagaaaaagcctAAAGAAGGTGATAATGTTGTAGAAGAGGCTCCCGCAGATATACCATCTTTGCTGGAGTTGAAGCAGATATATTACGAACTAATGATTCG GTATTATTCCCATAACAATGATTATCTTGAAATTTGCCGTTGCTACAAGGCAATATATGAGATTCCATCTGTCAAAGAAGACCCTGCCAAGTGGATTCCA ATCCTAAGGAAAATATGTTGGTACTTGGTTCTAGCGCCCTATGATCCAATGCAGTCAAGCCTTCTCAATTCCACCTTGGAGGATAAGAATATATCTGAGATTCCAAACTTCAA GTTACTTTTGAAACAGCTGGTTACCATGGAGGTTATCCAATGGACCACTCTATGGGATACATATAAGAGTGATTTTGAGAATGAGAAGGCCTCTGGGAAATCTTTGGGTGAAAAAGCAGCAGAAGATCTGAGGCAAAGAATAATTGAACAT AATATTCTTGTTGTATCAAAATACTATGCAAGAATTACATTGAAGAGACTTGCAGAGCTTTTGTGCCTCAGTATACAG GATGCTGAGAAGCATCTCTCAGATATGGTTGTGTCTAAGGCGCTGGTGGCAAAGATTGATAGGCCAATGGGGATAGTCTGTTTCCAAACAGCAAAGGATAGCAATGAAATTCTTAATTCATGGGCAGCAAACTTGGAGAAATTGCTTGATCTTGTGGAGAAGAGTTGTCATCAAATACACAAGGAAACCATGGTCCATAAAGCTGCTTTGAAGGTTTAA